In Ammoniphilus sp. CFH 90114, the DNA window AAGCGATCCGTAATTTCATTCAGAAGCCTAATGGAGAACTGTGGTGGAGTGACGTTTACTACCTTGGATCACTCAATGCAGCTAAGCAAGGAATTACTAATCTAGAGGGAATAGAGTTGCTAGAAAATCTTACAGGACTATATCTAGCGGATAACTCCGTATCAGGATCGGTCTACCAACTTGGTCAGCTTACTCACCTTCTTGACCTAGACTTGTCTGGAAATTCCCTTCAGGATATTAGCCCGCTAGCTAATTTAGTTGAGCTTCAAACGTTATACCTAAACCGCAATAACATTTCTGATATCGAGCCTTTGAATCAGTTGACAAGCTTGACAGAACTAGCCCTTGTCCAGAACAATATCACTGATATTAGCTCTTTATCCAATCTTGCAAAGCTAAGAACATTAAAGCTTGATATGAATAAAATCGAGGGACTTAGCTCGCTTGGTAACCTGAGGGAATTAGAGGAGCTCTATCTCTCTACTAATGAAATCAAAGAAATTAATAGCTTGAGCAGCTTAAAGAATATTCGTAAATTAGACCTTTCTAACAATCATATTGAAGATATCAAACCACTTCTTGATATGGAGAGCTTGACCTGGGTATCCATTGCAGGTAATCCTATAAACGATTCAACCTTAGAGGTTGTCCAACAGCTTCAAGCAAAAGGGGTATTTGTTCAATACGACATCTTGAGTCCGATTGAGATCTTCCCTGATAAAGAAATTCAGCTTGCTGATCAAAAATTTGAAAAAGTCGTTCGTGACCTTATTCAAAAGCCAGAAGGACAGTTATACTGGAGCGATGTATTTTTCCTTGGCATGTTGCCTGCCTCTATGTCCCAAATTGCTAACCTAGAAGGAATCGAGTTGTTTGAGAATTTATCTTCTTTATACTTTGCCGATAACCATGCAACGCCACAAACATTAGAACAAATAAGTCATTTAATGCAATTACATGACTTGGACCTTTCTGGTAACCATATTGAATTCGTTGACTACTTAGAGAAGCTAACAAAGCTTAAAACTCTACATTTAAACCGCAATTCTATCACAGATCTAAGCTCATTGAGCTCTTTAACTGAACTATCTGAGTTAAGTCTAATAAAGAACAATATCAGTAGTATTGATATACTTTCTAATCTAACTAACTTAAGAACCTTAAGGCTTGACTTAAACCAAATTGATGACGTTGGATCGCTTTCTGGTCTTTCTGAATTGCAAGAGCTTGGGCTTTCCGGAAACCATCTTGAGAGCATCGGAGCAATCGCCAACCTTTCTAATCTTAGAAAAGTAGATCTATCCAACAACAAGATTTCTGATATTAGTGCTTTATTAAATCTCAACAAGCTTAAATGGGTCTCTGTAGCAGGAAATCCTCTAGACGAAAACTCTACATCTGTAATTGAACAACTAAAGGCTAAAGGTGTATTTGTTCAATATGATATTCTAAGTCCTGTACCACATCTAGGGCCAACTCTCACTTTAGTTGGACCACAAAGCGCAGCGAAAGGAAGCACATTTACCGTTGCTATCCACATCTCTGGAGCTCAAGAACTATATGGGGCTTCTCTTAAGTTGAGTTTCAACCCTAATCTATTGTCAGTAGTTGATGCAGATATTAGCACGGAACAAATTGAGATAGCTCCAGGAGTCATTATTCATGGGGCTGAAATTAAAAATATGGTAGATAACCCAGCTGGGACCATCTCCTTCGCAGTGACTAAGACTGGAGATGTTGGCGGATTTTCCGGCAACGGAGATTTAGCTTATATTACGTTTAAAGTAGCCGATGATGCAGAAGGACAGCTATCTCTAAACTTTACTGAAAACAATATTAAGCTAGCTAGCAGCAGTAACACTTCCATACCAGCTTATAGCAAAAACTATGAGGGTGAAGTATATAAATCAATAACTGGTTCCATTACGTTACCTGACTCACATATCACTCGACTGCCTAAAGACGAAGCTGGCAAGCGTGACCTAGGCGGCTATACGGTCGAGCTTAAAGATGGCAACCAAGTTGTTGCTAATACCGTTACAGAAAAAGATGGAAGCTACTCCTTTGATGCTCCAACGGGTAACTATACTGTTCAAATTAAAACACCGGGATACAAGACTTCTGTAAGTAATGTTGAAGTTAAGCAGGAGCTCCTTTCTGTTACTGTGCCGACTTTAACCTTATATGCAGGGGATTTTAACTCCGACGAAAACATCAACATCGAGGATATCAGTTTGCAGGCAAGACAATTCGAGAAGACTCGCACGGTAGAAAATAAAACTTACGATATCGATGGCGACGGTAAGATCGATCTATATGATATCGTGATTACAGCAAGAAACTTCTTAAAGTAACCTTAAACCTAAGGACTTAGGCAAAAACCTAAGTCCTTCTTTTTTTTTTGTATATTACCCCAACACAATCCCCCCGTAAGCGAGGGTCCCTACAATGACCAGTGCA includes these proteins:
- a CDS encoding leucine-rich repeat domain-containing protein; this translates as MEKKKAFRELSSFMVPVMISSSVMMPATAENGDVVESTNSLDNTKQTAEGHSLTPQFKFSELRGTPVSDHEVKLEWNTVTGATYYNIQRSTLTEQTFKPISVTEETYLVDSGLEFMTQYNYKLTTENSVGESVYSEVYSFIPGDRVIQFDDEHLDKALRTLANKPDGDLMWSDVYFLAMLPLQNSEVRSLNGIDKLANLSSLYLADTAVTHDVYQIATLTQLEDLDLSGTRLSTLDSLTHLGQLKTLHAHRNQVQSVGALSHLTELSELALQENEIGSIDAIGHLVKLQSLYLANNQISDISSLSSLSALTRLGLSGNSIKDIDVLSNLKELRQVDLSNNKITNIDALLSLDGLEWVSLAGNPLLPSAFHTIKALQDKGVMVQYDIPSPGAFPGDRLIEFEDKNLEKIVYSLLQKEEGEGIWWSDVYFMGSLPASKANITSFEDLKWFNSLSGLYFADNTVTNAVYLSEMNNLLDLDLSGNDLDRMDLLSKLTALQTLYLDHNNLSDLDPISNMTELTELSIVDNQFSELASLGGLTKLRTLKLDQNQIDNLTPLANLSNLVELRLSQNQIESIESLRNLQQVRKLDLSNNKIKDLSPLLNMSNLSWVSIAGNPMSDSAAEVIRELMKKGVFVQYDITSPFLYDFLENDRIIEFADKKLEKAIRNFIQKPNGELWWSDVYYLGSLNAAKQGITNLEGIELLENLTGLYLADNSVSGSVYQLGQLTHLLDLDLSGNSLQDISPLANLVELQTLYLNRNNISDIEPLNQLTSLTELALVQNNITDISSLSNLAKLRTLKLDMNKIEGLSSLGNLRELEELYLSTNEIKEINSLSSLKNIRKLDLSNNHIEDIKPLLDMESLTWVSIAGNPINDSTLEVVQQLQAKGVFVQYDILSPIEIFPDKEIQLADQKFEKVVRDLIQKPEGQLYWSDVFFLGMLPASMSQIANLEGIELFENLSSLYFADNHATPQTLEQISHLMQLHDLDLSGNHIEFVDYLEKLTKLKTLHLNRNSITDLSSLSSLTELSELSLIKNNISSIDILSNLTNLRTLRLDLNQIDDVGSLSGLSELQELGLSGNHLESIGAIANLSNLRKVDLSNNKISDISALLNLNKLKWVSVAGNPLDENSTSVIEQLKAKGVFVQYDILSPVPHLGPTLTLVGPQSAAKGSTFTVAIHISGAQELYGASLKLSFNPNLLSVVDADISTEQIEIAPGVIIHGAEIKNMVDNPAGTISFAVTKTGDVGGFSGNGDLAYITFKVADDAEGQLSLNFTENNIKLASSSNTSIPAYSKNYEGEVYKSITGSITLPDSHITRLPKDEAGKRDLGGYTVELKDGNQVVANTVTEKDGSYSFDAPTGNYTVQIKTPGYKTSVSNVEVKQELLSVTVPTLTLYAGDFNSDENINIEDISLQARQFEKTRTVENKTYDIDGDGKIDLYDIVITARNFLK